AATGCAGGCGCCGACGGAGGGCTACAGGTCCGAGGTCGCCGGCCACATCCGGAGGGAGGAGGCCTCCGGCCTGGGCATCCGCTTCCAGCACCTCCCCGCCGTCGAGCCCCCGACGGACCACGTGGGCGCCGAGGAGTTCATCTCCCGGTTCGTGCAGCTCCACGCGGCGCATGTGAAGGCGGCCATCTCCGGCCTGACGTGCCCGGTGGCGGCGCTCGTCGTCGACTTCTTCGGCACGACGATGCTCGACGTGTCCCGCGAGCTCGCCGTGCCGGCCTACGTCTACTTCACCGCCAGCGCCGCCATGTACGCGCTCTTCCTGCGCCTGCCGGCGCTTGATCAGGAGGTGGGCGTCGAGTTCGAGGAGATGGAAGGCACGGTCGACGTGCCCGGGCTGCCGCCGGTCCCGCCGTCGTCCCTCCCGTCGCCGATGATGGACAAGAAGCACCCGAATTACGCGTGGTTCCTGTACCACGGCAGGCGCTTCATGGAAGCCAAGGGCGTCATCATCAACACGGCGGCCGAGCTGGAGGCGAGCGTTCTTGCCGCCATCGCCGACGGCCGGTGCACGCGCGGAGTCCCTGCCCCGACGGTCTACCCAGTAGGCCCCGTGCTCTCCCTGAGCCCGCCGGCGGAGCAGCCGCACGAGTGCGTGGTGTGGCTGGACGCGCAGCCTCCGGCGTCCGTGGTGCTCCTCTGCTTCGGCAGCGGAGGGTTCTCCGCGGCGCCGCAGGCGCACGAGATAGCCCGCGGGCTGGAGCGCAGCGGGCACCGCTTCCTGTGGGTCCTCCGCGGCCCGCCGGCGGCCGGCGCCCGGCAGCCCTCGGACGCGGACCTGCAGGAGCTGCTCCCGGAGGGGTTCCTGGAGCGGACCAAGGGGAAGGGCATGGTGTGGCCGACGAGGGCGCCGCAGAAGGAGATACTGGCGCACGCCGCCGTGGGGGGCTTCGTGACGCATGGCGGGTGGAACTCGACCCTGGAGGCGCTGTGGTTCGGGGTGCCCATGGTGCCGTGGCCGCGCTACGCCGAGCAGCACCTGAACGCGTTCACGCTGGTGGCCTACATGGGCGTGGCGCTGGCCATGGAGGTGGACAGGAAGAGGAGCAACTGGGTCGACGCGTCGGAGCTGGAACTGGCCGTGAAGGCGCTCATGGACGGCGGCTCCGACGAGGGGAGGAAGGTGAGGGAGAaggccatggcgatgaagagcGCGTGCAGGAAGGCCGTCGCCGAGGGCGGGTCCTCGTACTCTGCAATGGGGAGGCTCTCCGAGGAGATGATCAATGGCGCGAACAAGTAACTGACGAACACGGAGAGCGGCTCTATGTCCGGAGATGAACTTGCAGAGTGTGAGTGTTCCCGTCCAGAGTGTGGCTGCATGTTGCGGCTCCTTCTCCATTTCGAGTTTTCTCTTTGGGACTTGCGGGCGGCTTCTCTCCGGTCACTTTTCCGTTCTTGTTGGATCATTCCCCTTTCTCCCGACCTGATCTGGGAATCATGCCAACATATCGTTGACCTGTTCTGTTCCCAATAAAATCACCTGCCCCTTGTTTGGTCTGATCCTATTTTTTCAAAAACCTCGCAGCCCTTAAGGTCCGATTCATTAAAAAAGATTGAAGAGAATTGCCCGATTTATTAACAAAAAGCCAGGCAAAAACCGTCACATCATGCTCGAAAAACAAAGCACTGAACGACCCGGCAACCCACACAAGAACGCACACCCTCTGCTGAGGAGAAAAGCGTCATCGAGGTTAAACCCCGACGCCATCGTCATCATGCCTTTGCAAGGGCGACTCCAAGTCCACCATCGAAGATGCCCTCACCGCAAACAAGCGCCGAGGCCTGCGTCAGCCGATGCCAAACAGTCAGCCACACGCGCCGGCGACCAGGCAGCTCTGACTCTATCGACAAGCACTGCAGGAGAAAAGCGTTGGGCTTGCGCCGAGCCACCAATAGAGTCGGCCACCCGTTATCGTGTCATTGTCACCGCAAGGACCCCTCCTCAGCAGCTCCGACTTCAGGAAGACAAAGCGAGGCATGACAACCCCTCGAACACACCGGAAGAGACCGACTACCTAGACCCATCAGCAAACCAGCTCCGCTCGAAGCCGCCATTGTTGCCACACATACATCCACATCGCGCAGTAGTGGCAGGCCTACCTTcgcgagtgggtgagcgcgccACCCGTGTGGCTGGGCGCGACATCAGAGCAGGAGGCGCGTACCTCCAGCAATGGAGGGCCCGCgcgctggcggaggagcgggaggacGGCGAGCGGCGCATGCAGCTGGAGCACGAGAAGAAGGAGCGCACACGGCGCTGGGCACACGAGGAGGGAGAAGAGTGCcgggagcgcgaggaggaggagcgcgtgccGCGTAGCAGATCCGCCAATGTAGCAAACGTCGGAGGAGGCGACACGGGCGGTGTGGTAGCAGGCCTTCCTGTGGGCGGGGTCGTCGCCAGACTTCGTCGACCTCACCGGCTCGGACGAAGATGAGTAGGGCAGCGTTTTGGGTGGCGGCTTTTTGTTTGCTTTAAATTTATGTTTAATTAagtttaagtggactttggccggCAGTTGACCTGTCGTTTTAATGTTTAGTTATGTTGATTTTATGCTTAATTTATGCACATGTTTTGCCATTTTTCTACTTGGATCCACGCAAAAAATATGTCGGCCATCGTTGGGCGCACCAACCGACCCCAAACGAAAAAGCGGACACATCCGTCCGTCCGG
This DNA window, taken from Triticum aestivum cultivar Chinese Spring chromosome 1D, IWGSC CS RefSeq v2.1, whole genome shotgun sequence, encodes the following:
- the LOC123182704 gene encoding anthocyanidin 3-O-glucosyltransferase 2, which encodes MSTPTVVLLPVWGVGHLMSMLDAGKRLLARSGGALSLTVLVMQAPTEGYRSEVAGHIRREEASGLGIRFQHLPAVEPPTDHVGAEEFISRFVQLHAAHVKAAISGLTCPVAALVVDFFGTTMLDVSRELAVPAYVYFTASAAMYALFLRLPALDQEVGVEFEEMEGTVDVPGLPPVPPSSLPSPMMDKKHPNYAWFLYHGRRFMEAKGVIINTAAELEASVLAAIADGRCTRGVPAPTVYPVGPVLSLSPPAEQPHECVVWLDAQPPASVVLLCFGSGGFSAAPQAHEIARGLERSGHRFLWVLRGPPAAGARQPSDADLQELLPEGFLERTKGKGMVWPTRAPQKEILAHAAVGGFVTHGGWNSTLEALWFGVPMVPWPRYAEQHLNAFTLVAYMGVALAMEVDRKRSNWVDASELELAVKALMDGGSDEGRKVREKAMAMKSACRKAVAEGGSSYSAMGRLSEEMINGANK